One Argiope bruennichi chromosome 5, qqArgBrue1.1, whole genome shotgun sequence DNA segment encodes these proteins:
- the LOC129969703 gene encoding alpha-ketoglutarate-dependent dioxygenase alkB homolog 4-like — protein MDPNKICGCKGIRMCLLCEKSESIKSVEENLEVDQYSYCHYCNLCWPINASSTKCRSPLYLGRLKLFPDFISKEEEKSLIASIDQIPWMPSQSGRKKQDFGPKVNFKKKKAKIGDFKGLPCFTKAVVERLQQFEDLSDFKPVELCHLDYSPDRGSAIDPHLDDFWIWGERLVTINLASSTVLTISPSNLEECKCTFECKKAFIDQVILEEKVKHIEYSICEHKLPTFNTCTHSHLKQSVDSTENQDQIIDMCSVYRKNSNVIPVEIQVELLPRSLFVLAGCSRYNWFHSIKRQAITSRRLAMTFRELAEDFLDGGNEKKLGDELLQLGRTFYDPLASS, from the exons ATGGATCCAAATAAAATATGTGGCTGCAAAGGTATAAGAATGTGTTTACTTTGTGAGAAATCTGAATCTATAAAGTCGGTGGAAGAAAATCTg gAAGTTGATCAATACAGCTACTGTCACTATTGTAATCTGTGTTGGCCAATTAATGCATCAAGTACAAAGTGCAGAAGTCCTCTATATTTGGGCAGATTGAAGTTGTTTCCGGATTTCATTagcaaagaagaagaaaaatctcTTATTGCTAGCATTGATCAAATACCTTGGATGCCATCACAATCAGGAAGGAAAAAACAG GACTTTGGACCCAAAGtgaactttaagaaaaagaaagcaaaaataggTGACTTCAAAGGACTTCCATGTTTTACTAAAGCCGTGGTAGAACGATTACAGCAATTTGAAGATTTATCAGATTTCAAACCTGTTGAACTGTGTCATTTAGACTATTCTCCAGATAGAGGATCTGCCATTGATCCCCATTTAGATGATTTTTGGATATGGGGAGAAAGGCTTGTCACAATTAATCTTGCATCATCTACTGTCCTCACAATCTCACCTTCAAATCTAGAAGAATGTAAATGTACTTTTGAGTGCAAAAAAGCATTTATAGACCAAGTTATATTGGAGGAGAAAGTTAAGCATATTGAATATTCAATCTGTGAACATAAATTGCCTACTTTTAATACTTGTACACATTCACATTTGAAACAGTCGGTTGACAGTACTGAAAATCAAGATCAAATAATAGACATGTGTTCTGTGTATCGAAAAAATTCTAATGTAATACCAGTTGAAATTCAGGTTGAGTTGCTACCAAGATCTTTATTTGTTCTTGCTGGTTGTAGCAGGTACAATTGGTTTCATAGTATCAAAAGGCAAGCCATTACTTCTCGTAGACTCGCAATGACATTTAGAGAGCTAGCTGAAGATTTTCTGGATGgtggtaatgaaaaaaaattgggtGATGAACTCTTGCAGCTTGGTAGAACATTTTATGATCCATTGGCATCTTCCTGA